The Solanum pennellii chromosome 7, SPENNV200 DNA segment TGACATTATGTCACACCCTTGGCTACTAGTGAAATCCAATTTCCTGCTAAGATAGGGTAAGGATTTTGTACACACTACCCTCCGAATAtctcacttgtgggattacacggGGTATATTGTTGTAATGTAATCCAATTTTGTTGGGAAGAGATTGATTTGGTGCATCTCTAAGTGGCATATGTTTGGTTGTAAATCAAAGAGATCATTATTAGTACGCAAATTTCAGAAAGATCAGTTATTATAAGTAATGATTCTCCAAAATTGATCGATGCATGTTGTGGTAGCTGAAGGAATTGCAAAATTGTGCTTTGCACCATGACTTTCAGGTTTGAGAATGGTGTCTGAATAAGTTTTGTGAAATCTTAGCAACTTCCTACCTATAATTAGTTTTCTGTAAGTAGACCTATTTACTCCGGTTCATCTATCTGGATTATGCTTGATATGAAAGAAAATTAGCTTAAGTTTCTTACTTGGAATTGTccaatacatttcaatttgttGGTCTGGTTTTGACTCGACatgaagtttaagaaagtaaagaagatTTTTGGATCGTGCTGTCTTAAACTGAAGATAGGTAGAATTTACCAAAATCCGTGGACTTAAACATTGCCACATGGAAAGTTAGAACTAAAGaattgccaaaaaaggaaagcgGCACTTTTTGACAATGGAGGGAATATTACATTTCATGAAGCAAATGGTGCTTGACCACTGCTAACAATTAAGAAAATGTCCCAGCTggtatcttttatttttattcttcttagAAGCTGAATCCTTTTTCTCTGATCTTGTTTTTTCTGCTTGGATTGATACACCTGTCACCTTTGTCGATTGAGGCTCAGCCAGTAACACCGATTACCATGGTTTAATTTATAGAACTGTTCCATGTTGTCTTTTAAGTTGTTCACTGCTGCTTGGTTAAGTTGTACCCTCTGATGCTCAATAATCGTTTTCGGGTTTAAAAATTTCCTACTGTTTCCATTCATTATTTCCTGAATCCTCTCATTGACACTACTTATGGTTTCAAGAGTTAATGTAATTGTGTACTGTACTTCATGGTTTGACAGTTATGGATTGCACTCTGTGTGGCCACGAATAGTAGTGCTTGGTTCAGCACAACTGTGCTTGTGACTAATATGAGAAACTTTCCTCTAAGTCGAGGCACGGTTGCTGGGATTCTTAAAGGCTATGGAGGGCTCAGTGCTGCAGTGTATACAGAAGTCTACAGTGCATTGCTTCGCAATTCTTCATCTAAGCTCTTGCTGTTCCTTGCACTAGGGGTTCCTGCTTTAAGTTTGTTAATGATGTACTTTATTAGGCCTTGTACACCATCTTTAGGCGAAGATTCTTCAGAATCATACCACTTTTTGTTTGTCCAAGTAGCTAGTATTGTTCTCGGTATCTATGTATTAACAACAACAATTTTGGAAGATGTGTTTTCTTTAAATGTCTTAGTTTCTTACACTTTTCTCATTCTCATGGTGGTCCTTCTAATGGCTCCACTAGCCATTCCTGTGAAGATGACTTTTTATCCCTCCAACCGCGGCAAGCTGGGCGTGTCCGATGTATCAGTCCAAGACAATAGCAGTGCAGAGAACTCAAAACCCTTGTTAACACCATTATCATCATCAGCAAACCTAGGAAGTTTTCAAGAGGGAGATGAAATCTCTGAAGTGGATATGCTTCTGGCTGAGGGGGAAGGTGcaataaagaaaaagaggagGCCAAGAAGAGGTGAAGATTTCAAGTTCACTGAAGCTATGGTCAAGGCAGATTTCTGGCTTTtgtttttggtttattttttcgGTGTGGGTTCTGGCGTTACTGTTCTCAATAATCTGGCGCAAATCGGAATAGCTCAAGGGCTTCATGATACAAAGATCCTGCTATCCCTCTTCAGCTTCTGCAACTTTGTTGGTCGTCTTGGTGGAGGAGTTATTTCAGAATATTTTGTCAGGTGTGATCCTTCAACCTCTTagttaatatttgtattaatccCCTCTTGTTGCCCCCGAGTCTCAATTTCAAATGGCAAAGGTTGAGGGGTTTGTGACATAGGGTCACAGGTTTGAGCCTTACACCATGCGAATCTGGTATTAAGTGAAAAGGGCAGCCCCGCTGCACTAAGCTCCCGCTATGTGCGGGGTCCAGGGAAGGTCTGGACTACAAGGGTCTATTTTACTAGGCTTACGCTGCATTTCTACAAAAGGTTTTTTCCACTGCTTGAACCCAATACTCATGACATCCTGGTCACATGGCAACAACTTTACCAACTACACCGAGGCGATTAATCCCTCTTGTTTGACTGAATTATTTTCAaccaatgaaaataaaaaagaaaggaaatgatGATAGGTGGTTACTTCGCTTAAAACTTAGCCCAAATTAGTTATTGCTACTGTTAACTTTATGCTTTTGTCAATAAATTTGAAAGGACAACATCTTTTATCCAAGCATCTCCCACAGGATAATCAAAAGCAATTTATGGATGAGGTAACTTATTGAAGATGCTTGAAATGATTAAGTAGGCTGCTTGTTTCAGTTATAGTGTTTCATTGTTGTAATACTAGCACCGATCTAATTGCTTCTTGTTTGATTTGCAACACAGGTTAAAAGCAGTGCCTAGAACAGTTTGGATGACATGTACGCAAGTAGTAATGATCATTACCTACCTTCTGTTTGCTTCTGCACTTAATGGTACCTTATACGCCGCGACAGCATTACTAGGAGTCTGCTATGGTGTTCAATTTACAACGATGGTCCCAACAGCCTCTGAGTTGTTTGGTCTCAAGCATTTTGgtataattttcaattttatgtcGCTAGGGAACCCCTTAGGTGCTTATCTCTTCTCCGGTCTCCTTGCTGGGTATCTCTATGATAATGAGGCAGCGAAGCAGCATTCTGCTACTTGCTTGGGTCCTGATTGTTTTAGAGTCACCTTCCTAATTCTGGCTGGAGTATGTGGTCTCGGCACAGTGCTTAGTATTGTTCTTACCATGAGAATAAGACCTGTTTATCAAATGCTTTATGCTGGAGGATCCTTTCGGCTACCTCAAAGTTCAAGTCATTGAGGTATCTTGAAAAAGCTTAACCCACGTCATGTGCTAATGTTATAAAGGGAAGCACATTCATCAGTAATCGCCTGTGAGTTCAAATTTCGGATAGTATGATATTTACGATAATTGTTGTCATTTGTATGatatgtttgaaaattttagctTTGTTAGGGTGTGTCCACAATGTAGCATCTTACACATAGATGCGTAAACTACTGTAACACTTGATACATCAAGTTATAAAGCATCTACTTTGTTTCCACTCCATCCCCAAATGGTTATACAATCTTTGTATCATTTCCCCCTTAAGACTTACATCTAAATGCTATGAAAACTGTTCCGATGATACAATACATTACATCAGGCATATGCTTCAAAGGTAACTGGGAGTATAGTTTCTGATGTTCTCGATAGCTAGAAAAAGGATGGAACTAGACTGATAACTGAAGAATATACTACTCCAGTTATCAGAACTAATCTGAGATTTAGTTATCAACAGATCAAAGGAAGCATTACTACAGAAGCATATTTATGTAGATGAGTTGATCTTATACACCAtttgtattttaattcaataaagtcTATAGTTATGTTTATGATTTGAATTGCTTTATGTGATTTTACTTCAATTCTCAGCTACCATTGGAACAATTTCAAGTTCTGTGATTACCAAATTCTAATGGCCTATCCTTATGGATAAAGCTCAGTTCTGGTAAGTTTTGGTGCCTTTGGAATGACATGAAATCTGTCTTTTTTCAGTATCAAATAAGTTTTCCATGTGAAGGTCGTTATCAAGTCCCGCCATCATTCTAACTCTTTTGTAGAATAAACTCGCAGGAAGATCCCTTTCACTATGCATGTAGTTTACCCTGAAATCATGCTGGTTCTGGGGTCCTGCTGTTTATCTTTAATGTCTTTCATCGATTGGAAAACTCGAACttgatcatatatatacatattgcTTAACATTACATGagtgaagaagaaaaggaaTTAGCATAGCCTTCACTTGAAAGATGCTAATGGAAATGGAATGATACCCAAAGTAACCTTTAAAGTGTTGATGGATTAACTAGAATTCTTTCTGTTAGtcttttattgcatatatacTTGTAGTTGATTGAGCTTTCTATTTGGTAGCTCTGTATTgctctttgtttctttttagtatGCTTTCTTTGACATTTTTTCTTGGCTTCTATTCTTTTCTCGAACtactttgtaatttttttacttgAGTCGAGGGTATATTGGAAACAGGTCTATCGGAATCACAAGGAAGGGGTAAGGTCCGCGTACACTCCAAACTCCCTTGACCCCACTTGTGAGATTACACTGTGTATGTTGTTGCGTTGATCTCTTGGGAAGATTCAGGATACTAGAtcttaaaaattcatttttctgTTCAATATGAACCAACCATCATACATATTTGATATTAAAGTTCAAGACTTTCAAGTACACAAATGCAGAGAAAAAGGTTACAACAGAACAAGGATTTGTTGAGACAGCAAACCCCATGCTTGTGTGCCATATACCTTTAAAATGCACTCTTTACTAAACTAGGTGATTGTGGAGGTAGGATTCTTTAATTTGCAGCAAGTCTTACAAGATGAAAGCTTCATATGAGTTGTCAAGTGGGCTTCATATCTTGAAACATTAAAGACCACTGTGAGTAGATAACTCCATCATCAGGTATCATTTCTTGATTATAGTGATTAAGTCTTGGGCTATTATAGCCCATTGCATCCAATGGTCCAGATTTATTGATTCTGCTTGGATAAACAGCACTGTCTTTGTATCTTCTGTCCAATGGACCAGACTTCATTGGACTTCTATTAGGGTACATCAACTTTTCTTGAAGTACTCTCCCATCTAGAGGGCCTGAGGCACTCAGATTTCTGTTGGTGGCCATAAATTTGTCTTGCATTCTTCTGTCTAGTGGTCCTGAGTTCATTATCATGCTTCTTGTTGTGACTATGGCTTTCTCTTCCTTCGAGCTCTCGAGCTTCCTTAGTGCTCCGGTCCATTGTGTTCGATAAGGTTTGAGCTCGGAGAGAGCTAGACGAGTTGAAACTCGGTGGATACTGAGCTTGCTCAAGTTCTTGGCAAGTAGCTTCTTGGTTTTGTTTATTGCCAAAACAAGTCTTGAAAGACCATTTGATGATGAACTTGTTCCTCCTCCTCCGATTCCGCCTCCGCCTTCCTTTCGAGCCAATTTGAGAATCTCTAACCTATGTTTGGCTACAATTATCCCcatactttgaaggaactcaTGATTGAAGTAAATCAAGTCCTCCTTTTGAAGCTCATTTCTACTAAAAACAAGACCATACTCATAGATAAGTTCTTGATTAAGGCTAGTCTTGGATAACCAAGAATACCAATCCATGTTCTTCATGTTTGCTAGTAAGTTATGTAACTAATAAGACATATATTAGATATATTATGCAATTTGAAACCCCACCTAAAagaaaaaagggggaaaataaAGCTCACTTGTGTCTATCCCCACTAAATAGATAGGGGGAGGAAGGTGGAAAAGGTCCAGAGCAAGTAAATGAGTTTGAAAAGGAAACCAAAATATGGGGTGAGTCACTGTAACAAAAATGACCATTAGCgatatttaattcttaattgtcgctaaatatgtatttttagcggcaaatgtcactctttgtatatgttcctaaagCTTTTAGCGACAATGTCgataaagactttaacactctttattagtgtcaatatttaataccgataaaagttatttttgttgtagtgtgtAAAGATGATAGGTAGCTAAATAAAGAGTCATAAAAATTCATTAGGTTGTTGGTTTGCTTGAAAATTAGGTAGTTAGACCTCATTGAAATTGGTTTTAATATAgttttaaattcaat contains these protein-coding regions:
- the LOC107024137 gene encoding uncharacterized protein LOC107024137 is translated as MKNMDWYSWLSKTSLNQELIYEYGLVFSRNELQKEDLIYFNHEFLQSMGIIVAKHRLEILKLARKEGGGGIGGGGTSSSSNGLSRLVLAINKTKKLLAKNLSKLSIHRVSTRLALSELKPYRTQWTGALRKLESSKEEKAIVTTRSMIMNSGPLDRRMQDKFMATNRNLSASGPLDGRVLQEKLMYPNRSPMKSGPLDRRYKDSAVYPSRINKSGPLDAMGYNSPRLNHYNQEMIPDDGVIYSQWSLMFQDMKPT
- the LOC107024406 gene encoding protein NUCLEAR FUSION DEFECTIVE 4-like gives rise to the protein MVNVKGGTRPPWVGLGAAVWLQIASGNAYNFPLYSHSLKSVLGFNQQQLTMLGVANDIGENVGLIPGLVCNKFPPWVVLLIGSFSCFFGYGVLWLSLSQTVQNLPYWMLWIALCVATNSSAWFSTTVLVTNMRNFPLSRGTVAGILKGYGGLSAAVYTEVYSALLRNSSSKLLLFLALGVPALSLLMMYFIRPCTPSLGEDSSESYHFLFVQVASIVLGIYVLTTTILEDVFSLNVLVSYTFLILMVVLLMAPLAIPVKMTFYPSNRGKLGVSDVSVQDNSSAENSKPLLTPLSSSANLGSFQEGDEISEVDMLLAEGEGAIKKKRRPRRGEDFKFTEAMVKADFWLLFLVYFFGVGSGVTVLNNLAQIGIAQGLHDTKILLSLFSFCNFVGRLGGGVISEYFVRLKAVPRTVWMTCTQVVMIITYLLFASALNGTLYAATALLGVCYGVQFTTMVPTASELFGLKHFGIIFNFMSLGNPLGAYLFSGLLAGYLYDNEAAKQHSATCLGPDCFRVTFLILAGVCGLGTVLSIVLTMRIRPVYQMLYAGGSFRLPQSSSH